The Arachis duranensis cultivar V14167 chromosome 2, aradu.V14167.gnm2.J7QH, whole genome shotgun sequence genome has a window encoding:
- the LOC110278159 gene encoding uncharacterized protein LOC110278159: protein MCEISVVPYYDGHLMVRDCNMFDKVFWIFLPYVEAFKHCKPFFLIDGTYLYEKYGGVLLIAVAQNGNRNILPIAFTIVESQAIKVALRAEDNGWHPLRAFHAYCVRHMAANFMFHFQSANEKMYLINAAYSLSKAGYK, encoded by the exons ATGTGTGAGATCAGTGTTGTACCATACTATGATGGGCACCTCATGGTGCGTGATTGCAACATGTTTGACAAGGTATTTTGGATCTTCCTTCCCTACGTGGAGGCTTTCAAGCATTGTAAGCCATTCTTTCTTATTGATGGCACATAtctgtatgaaaaatatggtggTGTTTTGCTTATTGCAGTGGCACAAAACGGTAATAGGAATATCCTTCCTATAGCTTTTACAATTGTTGA ATCTCAAGCGATCAAGGTAGCACTGAGAGCTGAGGATAATGGCTGGCATCCTCTTAGAGCGTTTCATGCTTATTGTGTCCGGCACATGGCAGCAAACTTTATGTTTCATTTCCAGTCTGCTAATGAAAAGATGTATCTCATAAATGCTGCTTATAGTCTAAGCAAAGCTGGGTACAAATGA